AAACCAGGTATTGCATCGACAGACCATTTTTATTGGCAGCCTGAATGCTTCAATAGTTCATCCGCGCGAAGTGTTTAAAGAAGCTGTTAAACGATCTGCTGCCTCTATTATTTGTGCCCACAACCACCCCTCAGGAGACCCCACCCCTTCTCAGGAAGATATTCACGTGACTAGAAGATTACAGGAATGTGGAAAGATGATTGGGATCGAACTCCTTGATCATCTTGTGATAGGTGATAGGAAATTTATCTCATTGAAAGAAAAAGGATACTTGTAACACTATCTATTTTTAGATATTTTTCGTATAATTGAATAGATGGAAATTTAAAGCGCCATTTATAAGATCTTCCTTATAAATCGGCGCTTCTTCTCATAAAACTAACTGAAAGTTTCGCCCCGCTCGGACTAAAGCGGGTAGAAAGGAAGATAAGAATTGGGTTTATTTGGATTTTCTCAGGACTTGGGGATTGATTTAGGAACAGCAAATACCCTTGTATTTCTGAAAAATAAAGGAGTCATTGTTCGCGAACCTTCTGTAGTAGCGAAGAATACAAAGACAGACACAATAGAAGCGGTTGGAAATGATGCAAGGAACATGATAGGCCGGACCCCTGGATACATTTCTGTAATCCGTCCGATGAAGGATGGGGTGATTGCCGACTATGATACAACTGCTCAAATGATGAAATATTATATAAAAAAAGCGCTGAAAACCCGTTCTTCTTTTGCAAGTAAACCGAATGTTATGGTGTGTGTACCATCAGGTATTACTATGGTGGAAGAAAGGGCAGTCATAGATGCCACAAAGCAAGCTGGAGCAAAGGATGCCTTTCCTATTGCGGAGCCTTTTGCGGCAGCTATCGGAGCTGGGCTGCCGGTATGGGAACCAACAGGAAGCATGGTCGTTGATATTGGCGGAGGTACAACAGAAGTAGCGATTATTTCCCTTGGGGGAATCGTGACCAGCCAATCTATACGAGTTGCAGGTGATGAGATGGACGATTCTATCGTTCAGCATGTAAGAAAGAAGTACAATTTAATGATAGGGGAACGCACGGCTGAAGAGATAAAAATGGAACTTGGCGGTGCTGGAGAAGTCCGGGAGAACGAAGAGATGGAAATCCGTGGGCGCGATTTATTGACAGGTCTTCCGAAGACGATTACAATCCAATCTGCTGAAATTGTCCAAGCTCTAAAGGATACGGTAGATTCAATTATTGAAACTGTGAAAAACACTCTCGAAAAAACCCCTCCGGAATTAGCTGCAGATATTATGGAGCGGGGAATCGTATTAACTGGTGGAGGAGCTCTTTTGAAAAACCTTGATACGGTTATTAGTGAAGAAACTAACATGCCGGTTTTTATTGCAGATGAACCACTTGATTGTGTGGCCATCGGAACTGGTAAATCTCTTGAATATATTCAACATTTTCGTGCTCAGCCGAATGTTGCGAGTCGTTCAACAATGGAATAGGGTGGAAAAGCTATGCCTTCATTTTTTCGCAGAAAAAGACTTATGACTGTATTAATCGTATTCATCGTTCTAGTGGGGCTCATTGGCTTTTCAATTCGAGATCGCAGTTCAATATCCATTCCAGAAAAGTTTTTACAGGATACAGTGGGCTGGGTTCAAACCATTTTTCACCAGCCGATTCGTTTGGTAGATGGTATTTATACCCACACAAAGGATATGCTCCATGTTTATGAACAAAATAAAGTGCTGAAAGCAAGGCTTGCCGAATACAAAGGGTCTATTCAGGAAAACCAGGCATTAAAAAAAGAGAATGAGGAGCTGAGAGCTACTATGGATAAATCCAAAGCTCTAAGCGATTATTCTCCCATCCAAGCCTCTGTAATAGCTAGAAGCTCTGACCGCTGGTTTGAGCAAATGACCATTAATAAAGGTGAAGAAAACGGTGTGAAGAAAGACATGGCCGTCATGACTAGTGAGGGTATGGTTGGAAAAATTAAATCTGCCGGTGCCTTCCATTCTACAGTTCAGCTGTTAAGTGGATTCGACCGTTCCAATAAGATTTCTGCCTGGGTAGAAAAGAAGAAAGGTAATCGCGTCTTTGGATTAATCGAAGGATATGATGACGAAAGCGGCCGACTGATTCTAAACGGGATCAAACTGGATGAGGAGTTAAAGAAGGGGGATGCCGTTGTATCCTCTGGAATGGGCGGAGTATTTCCTGAGAATTTACGCATAGGAAAAGTTGATGAAGTGGTCAATGACCAATTTGGTTTGACCAAAACTGCTTATATCAAAACCTATGCTGATCTATTTGATATCAATCAAGTGATCGTTGTAGATCGTGCTGAGGAAACAGTAGAAAATAATAATGGAGAAGAGCAATGAGTCGATATTTAATCGCGCTTATTTTGCTTATACTTGTGGCTTTGCAGGGAATGGCTATGAATTTACTCCCCTCCAGTCTTGTCTATACTAATTTACTTATTACTCCTCATTGGGCGTTATGCTTCATTCTCCTGCTGGCTATATTTTATGATAATGACCGTACATATCATTCTCTTTGGTTCGGCCTTTTGTTTGGGTTACTTATAGATGTTGCCTATACAGGAGTACTAGGAGTCTATATGGTCACGTACGGATTTGTTGCTTATACGATCCATGGATTAACAAAATTGCTTCATGCAAACTTTTTATCTGCTTCGCTATTAATCATTCTTGGTGTAGCACTTGCGGATACTTTATTATTTATCATTTATTCTTTCGTGCAGGTAGCCTCTATGGCCTGGAGTACATATGCGCTTCAAAGGCTGCTTCCTACGCTTGCTGCCAACATGATCTTTTTCGTTATCATCTACCCGATAATGAAAAATCGGATTGTACAGTGGTCCGAAGATATTCACAATGCATAGCACACGGAATTGTATAAGGGTTGAGGTGACAGTCAGTGAATGGCAAAAATCAAATTGTATCCATAAAAGGGACACGGGATGGTCTTACACTCCATTTGGATGATGAATGCACGTTTGAAGCAATTTTGGGGGAATTGAAAAAGAAGCTCGCCTTCAACGGACTTAATGAAGAACAGCCCTTAATAAGACTCACGATTCACTTAGGAAGGCGTTATTTAGACCACGAGCAAAAGGAAACACTTAAAAGCTTAATCCGTGAGAAACAGAACTTAGTCGTTGAAAATATTGAATCGGAGGTAATCTCCAAGCAGGAAGCTTTAGAGTGGAAAGAGAATACTGATATTAATCCACTTGTAAAGACGGTCAGATCAGGACAAGTCATTGATATTCGCGGGGATTTATTACTGATCGGAGATGTAAACCCGGGAGGTAAAGTGAGTGCTACCGGAAATATTTACGTCTTAGGAAGTTTACGAGGGATCGCCCATGCAGGAGTGCAAGGGGATCAAGGTGCAGTCATAATAGCTTCCTATATGCAGCCGAACCAGCTTAGAATCGCTGATCAAATGAGCCGTGCACCAGATTATGAATCCGAAGGTGTATATATGGAATGTGGATGTATTGATGAAACAGGTAAGATCCGTATAGAACCCTTACAGGAAATCATTAAGAAGCGTCCGGATCTAGCTAGTTTTGAAAGGAGAATGCTTAATGGGTGAGGCAATTGTTATAACCTCCGGAAAAGGAGGGGTTGGTAAGACAACCACAACTGCCAATCTGGGTACTGCTTTAGCCTTGCAGAATAAAAAAGTTTGTTTAGTTGACACCGATATCGGTCTAAGAAACCTTGACGTAGTGATGGGCCTTGAGAACCGGATCATCTATGATATCGTAGATGTGGTACAGGATCGTTGTAAAACGAAGCAAGCGCTGATTACCGACAAACGGTTTGATTGTCTGCACCTACTGCCTGCTGCTCAAACTTCAGACAAGTCTGAGGTTACACCAGAAGGAATAAAAGCGATCGTCGAGGAATTAAAACAAGACTATGATTATATCGTCATTGATTGTCCTGCTGGGATTGAACAAGGCTATAAAAATGCAGTGGCGGGAGCTGATAAAGCCATAGTCGTAACTACACCGGAAAAGTCCAGTGTGAGAGATGCAGACCGAATTATCGGGTTACTGGAGCAGGAAGAAATTGAAGCACCTAAGCTTGTTATCAACCGTATCCGCACTCATATGATGAAAAGCGGTGATATGCTGGATGTCGATGAAATTGTGTCGGTTTTATCGATTGATTTATTAGGGATCGTCATTGATGACGATGCGGTATTAAAAGCGGCAAACAGCGGTGAACCAGTCGCATTAGAACCCAATACAAAAGCTTCTATTGCGTATAGAAATATTGCCAGAAGAATACTTGGAGAATCTGTTCCGCTTATGAATCTTGAAGAAGAGCCGGGAATGATCGCAAAAGTAAAACGGTTTTTCGGGCTGCGAACATGATTAACAATTGCTGCAATGAAATCTTTCATTGCAGCTTTTTTCTTTTATTTCCAATAAGACATATTCTATTCCCTTTCCCCATAGACTGGTAGAAACGTTGGAAAGAGAGAAGGGGTTCGGTATGAAAAGGGATATTGAGGATGTGCGACGTAATATTGCAAGCCGAAAGAAGAAAAAAGTTCATACTTCTCACTCTAAGTCAATGACGACGATGCAGCCTCCTCAAGATGAGGAACTTCATGGATTTCCACCCATTGTAACTGGTTATACAGAACGTGTAAAAAGGGAAACGGGCAAAATCCGCTCAAATCAGCTTATTTTACAGCTGGTCTTTTCTGCCCTTCTTTTTGTTACGGTAGCAGCGGGAGAAAGAACAAACATTCCATTGGTGGACAAGCCTGAGCAGTGGGTATCGAATCAATTACAGCAGGAGTTTCCTTTTGCAAAAGTAATGGCGTGGTACAGTGATCGTTTTGGCAATCCTCTTCAGCTTGTCCAAAAAGAAGAACCAAAAAAAGCCACCGATTTAGCGCTGCCTGTAAATGGAACAGTGACTAAATCCTTTCAAAGTGATGGAAAAGGGATCGTTATGTCCGCCACCGATGGTTCAAATGTAAAAGCAGTAAAAGCTGGAACGGTAATATTCGCTGGGAATGACCCAGAATCCGATAAGACTGTTATCATTCAGCACGCAGATGGGACAAATACAATTTATGGATACCTATCTTCCATCAATGTGCATTTATACGAATTCGTAGATGCCCAGTCCGAGCTAGGTTCGGTAAAATCAACGGAAGGACAAGCGGCGCAGTTTTTCTTTGCCGTGCAAAAGGATAAACAATACTTGGATCCTGTCCAGGTGATCAAAGTAGATGAAAACTCTTAAGCTGTCCAGGCAGATTCATGTTCATCCTTTGTTCTTTTTTCTTGCCTTTTCCGCTTTATTGACAGGGGCAATCTACGAATTTATCATCCTATTTAGTATTGTAGCTATCCATGAGCTTGGGCATTTTTTTACGGCTCGTTATTTTGGGTGGCGTGTTGAATGTATCGAGTTTTGGTTATTTGGAGGAGCCGTTGTAAGTGAAGAACACAATACACGGCCTTTTCATGAACAAGTTTTAGTAGTCATTGCTGGCCCCTTGCAGCATGTATGGATATTTATCTTAGTCTTTGGTCTTCAAATATATGCAGGCCCTCATCATTTACTAGAACAGGCTCTTGAGTTTAATGGTCTGATTCTTTTATGTAACTTACTTCCTATTTGGCCGCTTGACGGCGGTAAACTCGTTTTTTATTGCTGTAATCAATTCCTTTCCTTTAGAAACAGCCTTACAATGGCTCTCCTCCTATCCAGTGTTATTTTATCTGTGACGATGAGCTGGTTGATCTTTGCTGATAAATGGACACTTGCCAGTATACTGCTCGCTTCTTTCTTAATTGTAGAGAATCTTCTGGAATGGAAACGTAGAGGCTATACATTTATCCGGTATTTAATGTATTGTCGAAAGCGGGATTCGACCCGGTTACAAGCTAGGTATGTAACCATCGATGAAAATGTGAAAGTAAGGGATGCATTGAAGAATATACGAGCCAATCGAATGCATTACTATGTATTGAAACAAACTAATCCTTTGTATATAGTTAATGAACAAGAGTGTCTTCAAGCTTATTTTCAAAGAAAGTCCCCTAACCTCCGCTTGAGAGACATTGTGAATTAAGATATAAGGGGAGGAAACGAATGAAAACACTGGTCTTACATACAAAGCCCGCAGAGAAAAGCGGGGTTGTATTGGAAAATAGACAAATTACGGAATATATGTTTGAACGCCCGAGAGATACCTTCCTTTCGGGCTCCATTTTTTTAGGACAGGTACAGAAAATAATGAAAGAGCTTGGAGCAGCGTTTATCGATTTTGGCTCTGCAAAAAACGGCTTCCTTAAGGAGTCTCAAATTCCATGGAGTACCGGGAAAATTGAACAAGCCATTACAGAAGGCCAAATGCTTGCCGTTCAAGTTATTAAGGAGACTTCAGGGGAGAAAGGGGCACAGCTTACAGCAGATATTACGGTACCTGGTTTGTATTTAGTCTATCAGCCTTTTGGCAGAACAATATCCATTTCCAAAAATATTCAGGAACCTCGTCGTTCAGATTTAAAATTAGCCGTGGAAGCATCAAGAACCGGGGATGAAGGAGTTATTATTCGTACGGCTGCTGAGAAGGCAGTTCATGAGGAACTGCTTAGTGAGCTTTCGATGCTCAAGGAAACGTGGCAAACCATTGACAAGAAGAACAATCCGATTTTGCAAGATCCGATGCTTCCGGATCAGTTCATTCGAAAATATCCTTTCACGGATATTCATGAAATTATCATCGATGATATCGACGTCGTTCAATATGTGAAACGGCGTTATCCTGCTTTAGCAGAGAGAATACGCTGGGATAAAAAAGCGGAAGAACAACTTCCTCTTTCAATTAACGAATTGCAAGCTCGTATTCTTCAGAATGAGGTCCCTGTTGCCGGGGGTGCCCAGCTTATTATTGAGGAAACGGAAGCCATGGTTGTCATTGATGTCAACAGCTCCAGCCATGTAAAGAGAGCAATGGCAAATTCTCAAGCATTCGAAGTAAATGCAGCTGCAGCTGAAGAAGCAGCAAGACAGATTAAATTAAGAAACCTGTCTGGAATTATTATGATTGATTTTATTTCAATGAAGTCAAAAAAATTGGAACAAAAATTGATCCACTATATGAAAAAGCATCTAGCTGAAGATGCTGTTCCTGCTACTATTTATGGGATGACAAAGCTCGGAATTATGGAAATCAGCCGCAAGAGACAATGGATGTGTCCACCAAAGCTTCTGAGAGCAAATAGAAAGCCTAAGCTAAACTTCCCTTCCGTCATCTTTCAAATGGAGCGGGAATTACTTGCAAAATCCGGGAATGGATCGGAGGCTGTCTTAGTAGCTGTCCACCCAGACCTTTTAAATGAGAAAAAACAATTGATTTCGGAGCCTTTTTCTAGTAAAATTTCACAGGACCTATTTGTTAGAGAAGATGCTTCTGTTTCTACCTATCAAATAGAGCTTGAAGGGTCTCAGGAGTTGGTTAACAGTGCGATTAAACACAGGTCGTACAATGTTGACAACTTGTTTTGAATTGTGGTAACATTATTTTGTTATTCAAGTAGCACTCCGATGCTACAACCGCACAGAACAGGTTTTAAACCCGTAAGGTACCTGAATGGCGAGTCTGAGTAAATCGAGGAGGTGCAAGTATGTACGCAATTATTGAAACTGGTGGAAAACAGGTCAAAGTTGAAGAAGGCCAGGAAATTTACGTAGAAAAAGTAAACGTCGAGGATGGCGATTCCATTACTTTTGACAAAGTTCTTTTTGTAGGTGGAGATAGTGCCAAAGTCGGCGCTCCATATGTTGATGGTGCAACAGTTACGGCGAAAGTGGAAAAACACGGACGTCAAAAAAAGATCACTGTCTTCAAATACAAGCCAAAAAAGAACTACAAACGTAAACAAGGTCACCGTCAGCCGTACACGAAGCTTGTTGTTGAGAAAATCAACGCCTAAGGTACACAGCTGATGATTCATGTAAACATTTACCGCTCGCAAGGTTTCATCGAAGGGTTTGAAATAGCCGGTCATGCAGAAAGCGGACCTTATGGACATGATCTCGTATGTGCAGCTGTATCTGCCATTTCCTTCGGGACGGTCAACGCGATTGAACATCTTGGCGAGTTTGAACCTCATGTGGAGCAGGGCGGCGAAGGCGGATACTTAAAAGTAACTTTGCCGGAAGGTTTGACATCTGAACAGGAAGGGAAGACACAAGTTCTTCTTCAAGGCATGCAGGTGTCGCTGGAGACCATTGAACATGAGTATAGTAATCATATTAAAGTTACTCTCTATTAAGGAGGTGGGAACCCATGCTACGTCTTGATTTGCAATTCTTTTCCCAGAAAAAAGGGCAAGGTAGTACGAAAAACGGACGTGACTCTGAGTCTAAACGCCTTGGAGCCAAACGTGCAGATGGACAACAAGTTACTGGTGGGTCTATCCTTTACCGTCAACGCGGTACGAAGATTTATCCAGGAGCAAACGTTGGCCGTGGAGGAGATGACACTTTGTTCGCAAAAGTGGACGGTGTTGTTAAATTTGAGCGTTACGGACGTAATCGCAAGAAAGTGAGCGTTTATCCTGTTGCTCAGGAAGCGTAAATTCTCTTGTGCGTGTATACGTAAAAAAGCTGCGCTGTGCTATGCATAAGCGCGGCTTTTTTTATTTTCACAGATTTCAGTTTCCCGCATATTTTTGCTATACTTTTCTTATTATCGAAGGGGAGAGGGAGCTGAATATGGAGAATCATAACTTTATCTCGCTGTTAAGGCATAAGCGTCATGACTGGATGAATCAAATCCAGCTGCTTCAAGGATATGCCACTCTTGGTAAACAGGACAAATTACTGGAGCAAATTGATGAATTGAAAGCAGAAGCAGAACAGGAGCATCGTTTATTAAACAGCAAAGCAGACACGTTTTCATTGTGGCTGCTGTCCTTTAATTCTTCACACTCCCAGTATCGGCTTGTTTTTTATATAAAAGATGAAGTTGATTTATCCCGTCATGATTTAACTATCACGGCTTATAGCAGGCGAATGATTGAACTTATGGAAGAGCATAATGTGGAAGGAGAGCTCTATGAAGGAACGCTTCATATTTATAATAGCGGAAACAATGAAGCTCCTGGTTTAAGCTGGGAATGGGAGGGTGCCTTTCGAGATCTTCCAGAGCTGCAGAAAAAATTAAGCAAAGAAGGCTTTATCGTATCTATTTTTGAAGGTAGGGAGCTTTCTGTTGAAATGATGATAGATTGAAGAGGTGAACGAGATGTTTGTCGATCAGGTGAAAGTATTTGTAAAAGGCGGCGACGGCGGGAATGGGCTGGTCGCTTATCGGCGTGAAAAGTATGTTCCTAAAGGTGGTCCATCAGGCGGAGATGGAGGAGATGGCGGGGATGTCATTTTCGAAGTGGATGAGGGTTTAAACACGCTGATGGATTTTCGTTATCAGCACCACTTTAAAGCTAAGCGCGGAGAAAACGGAATGAATCAAAAGCAGCATGGGAAAAATGCTGCACCTTTAGTCGTTAGTGTTCCTCCGGGCACAACGGTAAAAGACTTGGATACGGGAAGAGTCATCGCCGATTTAACCGAACACAAACAGCGAGCGGTTATTGCTAAAGGCGGCCGTGGCGGCAGAGGAAACGCACGTTTTGCGACGGCGAGAAATCCTGCTCCAGAAATTGCAGAAAACGGGGAGCCGGGCCATGAGTTGGAGGTACAGGTAGAATTAAAGTTGTTAGCCGACGTAGGACTCGTAGGTTTTCCGAGTGTAGGTAAATCTACATTCCTTTCGGTTGTTACTGCAGCAAGACCTAAGATAGCCGACTACCATTTTACAACTTTATCTCCAAATTTGGGTGTAGTGGAAACAAAAGATCAGCGCAGTTTCGTAATGGCAGACCTGCCGGGATTAATTGAAGGCGCCCATGAGGGGGTGGGTTTAGGCCATCAATTTCTCCGTCACGTGGAACGGACAAGGCTCCTCCTTCACGTCGTTGACATGTCGGGAACAGAAGGAAGAGACCCTTATGAGGATTATTTAACCATAAACCATGAATTGTCCTCTTATGATTCCAGACTGCAAACACGCCCGCAAATCGTGGTGGCGAATAAAATGGATATGCCGGAAGCTCCGGAAAAACTTGAAGAATTTAAAAAACAACTAGGTGAGGGCGTTCAAGTTTTCCCTGTCTCTACAATTACCCGTGATGGAATTGATGAACTTCTTTATGCGGCTGCCGATAAGCTTGATGACATTCCGAAACAGGAAAAGCCTGTGGAGGAAATGGAAGAACGGGTCGTTTACAAATATGAAAAAGAGGAAGCTTCATTCAAGGTTACCCGGGATGATGATGGAGCGTATGTTCTATATGGTGAAAAAATCGAATCGTTGTTTAGAAGAACAGACTTCACAAGAGACCAATCAATTAACCGGTTTGCGAGGCAGATGCGCAGCATGGGAGTGGATGAGGAACTTAGAAAACGTGGAGCAAAAGATGGTGATACCGTAAGATTGTTAGATTATGAATTTGAATTTGTCGATTAAGGAGGGTGCCTTATGGCGGATTATAACGAAAAATTTTATTTAGTCCGTAGTGATATCCTTCCTGAAGCCATGAAGAAAACCATCGATGCTAAAGCGCTTCTGGAAAGAGGAAAGGTAGAGTCCATCTTCGAAGCGGTTCAAGAAGTGGGACTCTCAAGAAGTGCCTTTTATAAATACAGAGATGCTGTATTTCCTTTTCAGGCTATGGTTAAAGAACAAATGATTACGTTATTCTTTCATTTAGAGGATCGCACGGGTACTTTGTCAAATCTGCTGCTGACCGTAGCAGAGTCAGGTTGCAATGTGCTCACCATCCACCAGACGATTCCGTTACAAGGAAAAGCAAACGTTACGCTTTCATTAAATACGACAGGTATGGTATTTTCAATAGAAAAATTATTACAAAAATTACACAAGCTCGACTTCGTGGATCGAGTGGAGATCCTTAGTTCAGGAGCATAATGCATGGAGGGAACAGCAGATGGAAGAGCAAACAATCGGATATTTGGGACCTAAAGGCACGTTTACCAAAATGGCTGTGGATGCCCTTTTTGATGGAGGAAACTTCATCAGCTATGAGAGCATTCCTGCCTGCCTGGATGCAGTGGAAGAAGGAGAAATAACTACGGGGGTTGTTCCTCTAGAGAATGCTATTGAGGGTTCTGTACATCTAACCATTGATTATTTAGTCCACTATGTTAATCAATCCATTATTGCCGAGATGACTGTACCTATTAAACAGCATCTGCTCGTACATTCTCAATATAATGGGGAAAAAATAGAGCGCATTTATTCTCATAGCCAAGCTATTGCCCAGTGCCATCAATATTTGCATAAAAATTTCCCGGGAATCAAAATAGAGTATACGACTTCGACTGCGAAAGCAGCTGAAATTGCTGCTTCTTCAGGGCCAAAGGTTGCAGCCATTGGAAACCATTTGGCAGCGGAACGGAACCAGCTGAAAATATTGGAGGACAATATCCACGATTATGATAATAATCATACACGCTTTGCCGTTGTACAAAAAAATCCAAAAACGTTAAAGGTAAAAGATCATCCACATAAGCAGAAAACAACAGTCATGATTACGCTGCCTCAGGATTATGTAGGTGCACTTCATCAAGTGCTGGCCGCATTTGCCTGGAGAAAAATGAACTTATCTAAAATTGAATCCAGACCATTAAAAACGGGGCTCGGCAACTATTACTTCATCATAGACGTTGAGCAAGCATACGATCAAATTATGTTCCCAGGTGTGAAAGCAGAACTGGAAGCTCTTGGGTGCCAAATGAAGCTTCTTGGTACTTATCCAAGTTATCAAATAAGCCTGCACACCCCCGTAAAGAAAGCATGATTTTCTTAACCTCTTTAAACCTTGTTTTATCTCGGTTTTTAGAGGTTTTTCTATTTTTAGAAAAAGATTTATAGGCAAAATCATCA
This Halobacillus salinarum DNA region includes the following protein-coding sequences:
- the minD gene encoding septum site-determining protein MinD is translated as MGEAIVITSGKGGVGKTTTTANLGTALALQNKKVCLVDTDIGLRNLDVVMGLENRIIYDIVDVVQDRCKTKQALITDKRFDCLHLLPAAQTSDKSEVTPEGIKAIVEELKQDYDYIVIDCPAGIEQGYKNAVAGADKAIVVTTPEKSSVRDADRIIGLLEQEEIEAPKLVINRIRTHMMKSGDMLDVDEIVSVLSIDLLGIVIDDDAVLKAANSGEPVALEPNTKASIAYRNIARRILGESVPLMNLEEEPGMIAKVKRFFGLRT
- a CDS encoding ribonuclease E/G, with product MKTLVLHTKPAEKSGVVLENRQITEYMFERPRDTFLSGSIFLGQVQKIMKELGAAFIDFGSAKNGFLKESQIPWSTGKIEQAITEGQMLAVQVIKETSGEKGAQLTADITVPGLYLVYQPFGRTISISKNIQEPRRSDLKLAVEASRTGDEGVIIRTAAEKAVHEELLSELSMLKETWQTIDKKNNPILQDPMLPDQFIRKYPFTDIHEIIIDDIDVVQYVKRRYPALAERIRWDKKAEEQLPLSINELQARILQNEVPVAGGAQLIIEETEAMVVIDVNSSSHVKRAMANSQAFEVNAAAAEEAARQIKLRNLSGIIMIDFISMKSKKLEQKLIHYMKKHLAEDAVPATIYGMTKLGIMEISRKRQWMCPPKLLRANRKPKLNFPSVIFQMERELLAKSGNGSEAVLVAVHPDLLNEKKQLISEPFSSKISQDLFVREDASVSTYQIELEGSQELVNSAIKHRSYNVDNLF
- the rpmA gene encoding 50S ribosomal protein L27 produces the protein MLRLDLQFFSQKKGQGSTKNGRDSESKRLGAKRADGQQVTGGSILYRQRGTKIYPGANVGRGGDDTLFAKVDGVVKFERYGRNRKKVSVYPVAQEA
- a CDS encoding site-2 protease family protein, whose amino-acid sequence is MKTLKLSRQIHVHPLFFFLAFSALLTGAIYEFIILFSIVAIHELGHFFTARYFGWRVECIEFWLFGGAVVSEEHNTRPFHEQVLVVIAGPLQHVWIFILVFGLQIYAGPHHLLEQALEFNGLILLCNLLPIWPLDGGKLVFYCCNQFLSFRNSLTMALLLSSVILSVTMSWLIFADKWTLASILLASFLIVENLLEWKRRGYTFIRYLMYCRKRDSTRLQARYVTIDENVKVRDALKNIRANRMHYYVLKQTNPLYIVNEQECLQAYFQRKSPNLRLRDIVN
- a CDS encoding rod shape-determining protein, with product MGLFGFSQDLGIDLGTANTLVFLKNKGVIVREPSVVAKNTKTDTIEAVGNDARNMIGRTPGYISVIRPMKDGVIADYDTTAQMMKYYIKKALKTRSSFASKPNVMVCVPSGITMVEERAVIDATKQAGAKDAFPIAEPFAAAIGAGLPVWEPTGSMVVDIGGGTTEVAIISLGGIVTSQSIRVAGDEMDDSIVQHVRKKYNLMIGERTAEEIKMELGGAGEVRENEEMEIRGRDLLTGLPKTITIQSAEIVQALKDTVDSIIETVKNTLEKTPPELAADIMERGIVLTGGGALLKNLDTVISEETNMPVFIADEPLDCVAIGTGKSLEYIQHFRAQPNVASRSTME
- a CDS encoding ribosomal-processing cysteine protease Prp — translated: MIHVNIYRSQGFIEGFEIAGHAESGPYGHDLVCAAVSAISFGTVNAIEHLGEFEPHVEQGGEGGYLKVTLPEGLTSEQEGKTQVLLQGMQVSLETIEHEYSNHIKVTLY
- the minC gene encoding septum site-determining protein MinC, with amino-acid sequence MNGKNQIVSIKGTRDGLTLHLDDECTFEAILGELKKKLAFNGLNEEQPLIRLTIHLGRRYLDHEQKETLKSLIREKQNLVVENIESEVISKQEALEWKENTDINPLVKTVRSGQVIDIRGDLLLIGDVNPGGKVSATGNIYVLGSLRGIAHAGVQGDQGAVIIASYMQPNQLRIADQMSRAPDYESEGVYMECGCIDETGKIRIEPLQEIIKKRPDLASFERRMLNG
- the mreD gene encoding rod shape-determining protein MreD; its protein translation is MSRYLIALILLILVALQGMAMNLLPSSLVYTNLLITPHWALCFILLLAIFYDNDRTYHSLWFGLLFGLLIDVAYTGVLGVYMVTYGFVAYTIHGLTKLLHANFLSASLLIILGVALADTLLFIIYSFVQVASMAWSTYALQRLLPTLAANMIFFVIIYPIMKNRIVQWSEDIHNA
- the mreC gene encoding rod shape-determining protein MreC yields the protein MPSFFRRKRLMTVLIVFIVLVGLIGFSIRDRSSISIPEKFLQDTVGWVQTIFHQPIRLVDGIYTHTKDMLHVYEQNKVLKARLAEYKGSIQENQALKKENEELRATMDKSKALSDYSPIQASVIARSSDRWFEQMTINKGEENGVKKDMAVMTSEGMVGKIKSAGAFHSTVQLLSGFDRSNKISAWVEKKKGNRVFGLIEGYDDESGRLILNGIKLDEELKKGDAVVSSGMGGVFPENLRIGKVDEVVNDQFGLTKTAYIKTYADLFDINQVIVVDRAEETVENNNGEEQ
- a CDS encoding M23 family metallopeptidase; the encoded protein is MKRDIEDVRRNIASRKKKKVHTSHSKSMTTMQPPQDEELHGFPPIVTGYTERVKRETGKIRSNQLILQLVFSALLFVTVAAGERTNIPLVDKPEQWVSNQLQQEFPFAKVMAWYSDRFGNPLQLVQKEEPKKATDLALPVNGTVTKSFQSDGKGIVMSATDGSNVKAVKAGTVIFAGNDPESDKTVIIQHADGTNTIYGYLSSINVHLYEFVDAQSELGSVKSTEGQAAQFFFAVQKDKQYLDPVQVIKVDENS
- a CDS encoding Spo0B domain-containing protein translates to MENHNFISLLRHKRHDWMNQIQLLQGYATLGKQDKLLEQIDELKAEAEQEHRLLNSKADTFSLWLLSFNSSHSQYRLVFYIKDEVDLSRHDLTITAYSRRMIELMEEHNVEGELYEGTLHIYNSGNNEAPGLSWEWEGAFRDLPELQKKLSKEGFIVSIFEGRELSVEMMID
- the rplU gene encoding 50S ribosomal protein L21 produces the protein MYAIIETGGKQVKVEEGQEIYVEKVNVEDGDSITFDKVLFVGGDSAKVGAPYVDGATVTAKVEKHGRQKKITVFKYKPKKNYKRKQGHRQPYTKLVVEKINA